A part of Anser cygnoides isolate HZ-2024a breed goose chromosome 17, Taihu_goose_T2T_genome, whole genome shotgun sequence genomic DNA contains:
- the TESC gene encoding calcineurin B homologous protein 3 isoform X1 produces the protein MGSAHSVPAEMRALADRTGFTSEQIEHLHRRFRQLSRDQLTIRKENFDSIPDLEFNPIRAKIVHAFFDKRNLRQESSGLADEINFEDFLTIMSYFRPIEMNMDEEQLDRFRKEKLKFLFHMYDSDHDGKITLQEYRNVVEELLSGNPHLEKESARSIADGAMMEAASICVGQMGPDQVYEGITFEDFLKMWQGIDIETKMHVRFLNMETIAHCY, from the exons aTGGGCTCCGCGCACTCGGTGCCCGCCGAGATGCGGGCGCTGGCCGACAGGACCGGCT TCACCTCGGAGCAGATCGAGCACCTGCACCGGCGATTCAGGCAGCTGAGCCGGGACCAGCTGACAATCCG CAAGGAGAACTTCGACAGCATCCCCGACCTGGAGTTCAACCCCATCAGGGCCAAAATCGTCCATGCCTTTTTTGACAAGCG GAACCTGCGGCAGGAGTCGTCGGGGCTGGCGGATGAGATAAACTTCGAGGACTTCCTGACCATCATGTCCTACTTCAGACCCATCGAGATGAACATGGACGAGGAGCAGCTGGATCGCTTCCGGAAGGAGAAACTCAAAT TCCTCTTCCACATGTACGACTCGGACCACGACGGGAAGATCACGCTGCAGGAGTACCGAAAT gtggtggaggagctgctgtCCGGGAACCCCCACCTGGAGAAGGAGTCGGCGCGCTCCATCGCCGACGGGGCCATGATGGAGGCAGCCAGCATCTGCGTGGGACAAATG GGCCCGGACCAGGTGTACGAGGGCATCACCTTCGAAGACTTCCTGAAG ATGTGGCAGGGGATCGACATCGAGACCAAGATGCACGTCCGCTTCCTCAACATGGAGACCATCGCGCACTGCTACTGA
- the TESC gene encoding calcineurin B homologous protein 3 isoform X2 — protein sequence MGSAHSVPAEMRALADRTGFTSEQIEHLHRRFRQLSRDQLTIRKENFDSIPDLEFNPIRAKIVHAFFDKRPIEMNMDEEQLDRFRKEKLKFLFHMYDSDHDGKITLQEYRNVVEELLSGNPHLEKESARSIADGAMMEAASICVGQMGPDQVYEGITFEDFLKMWQGIDIETKMHVRFLNMETIAHCY from the exons aTGGGCTCCGCGCACTCGGTGCCCGCCGAGATGCGGGCGCTGGCCGACAGGACCGGCT TCACCTCGGAGCAGATCGAGCACCTGCACCGGCGATTCAGGCAGCTGAGCCGGGACCAGCTGACAATCCG CAAGGAGAACTTCGACAGCATCCCCGACCTGGAGTTCAACCCCATCAGGGCCAAAATCGTCCATGCCTTTTTTGACAAGCG ACCCATCGAGATGAACATGGACGAGGAGCAGCTGGATCGCTTCCGGAAGGAGAAACTCAAAT TCCTCTTCCACATGTACGACTCGGACCACGACGGGAAGATCACGCTGCAGGAGTACCGAAAT gtggtggaggagctgctgtCCGGGAACCCCCACCTGGAGAAGGAGTCGGCGCGCTCCATCGCCGACGGGGCCATGATGGAGGCAGCCAGCATCTGCGTGGGACAAATG GGCCCGGACCAGGTGTACGAGGGCATCACCTTCGAAGACTTCCTGAAG ATGTGGCAGGGGATCGACATCGAGACCAAGATGCACGTCCGCTTCCTCAACATGGAGACCATCGCGCACTGCTACTGA